In one Tessaracoccus palaemonis genomic region, the following are encoded:
- a CDS encoding CPBP family intramembrane glutamic endopeptidase codes for MTAPVPDATPMRGTDAWRVAPRPWIGLVIWAVYIIVVYSLEAFSGVRYDALSDSAGNLVRFGIIPLAVGSALLIATVTALGWWRPVLVDDRPVTRRWLWALPALMTVVMISNLFATRWAGIQFDYLVLALALGVCVGFAEEVLARGLLITALRARLGEPWVWFISSALFGIMHAFNAVLGSPLGTSLLQAALAFASGSVFYLLRRLTGWLWPAILLHAIWDFSQFTSGLSPIG; via the coding sequence ATGACTGCACCTGTCCCTGACGCGACCCCCATGCGAGGAACGGACGCGTGGCGCGTGGCGCCGCGACCCTGGATCGGCCTGGTGATCTGGGCCGTCTACATCATCGTCGTCTACTCGCTCGAGGCGTTCTCCGGTGTGCGGTACGACGCGCTGAGCGACTCGGCCGGGAATCTCGTCCGGTTCGGGATCATTCCTCTGGCGGTAGGCTCGGCGCTTCTGATCGCGACGGTGACCGCTCTCGGCTGGTGGCGTCCGGTTCTGGTCGACGACCGGCCGGTGACGCGCAGGTGGTTGTGGGCGTTGCCCGCGCTCATGACCGTGGTCATGATCTCCAACCTGTTCGCGACCCGGTGGGCCGGGATCCAGTTCGACTATCTGGTCCTCGCCCTCGCGCTGGGTGTGTGCGTCGGGTTCGCGGAGGAGGTCCTCGCACGCGGGCTGCTGATCACCGCGCTTCGCGCCCGGCTCGGTGAGCCGTGGGTGTGGTTCATCAGCTCGGCGCTCTTCGGGATCATGCACGCGTTCAACGCGGTGCTCGGATCGCCCCTCGGAACGTCGCTGCTGCAGGCCGCACTCGCCTTCGCGTCCGGCTCCGTCTTCTACCTGCTCCGCCGCCTCACCGGCTGGCTCTGGCCCGCGATCCTGCTCCACGCCATCTGGGACTTCTCGCAGTTCACGTCGGGACTCTCGCCGATCGGCTGA